One stretch of Terriglobales bacterium DNA includes these proteins:
- a CDS encoding DMT family transporter, which produces MTPSSSTSSSARSDPAGSHPVLGYLCIAAATFCWAGSAALGKGAFTGHLAAGSARLDPLILSQARTTLSFLALAPLLWLARGRGALALAPRDVARCLLLGVAGFAASNFFYYQAIDLTSVSTAIILQYIAPAWVLLYLVARRRQRATALRVGAVAAAVTGCALVVGVLQRGRLKLDPVGIGVAELAALSFAFTNTYGHGLVQRLDRWKVIVYGLLGAALFWMVLNPPWKIVAAHYTRGQWFFLAVFALTSILLPYAFYFTGLKLLDPTRAVVTSCLEPVFAISLAALFLGERLGASQVLGVGIVLAATVVIQLPEGPGVSAPG; this is translated from the coding sequence TTGACCCCGAGCAGCTCGACCAGCTCCTCCGCGCGCAGTGATCCGGCCGGGTCGCACCCGGTGCTCGGCTACCTGTGCATCGCCGCCGCCACCTTCTGCTGGGCGGGCTCGGCGGCGCTGGGCAAGGGCGCCTTCACCGGGCACCTGGCGGCGGGCAGCGCCCGCCTGGATCCCCTGATCCTTTCGCAGGCCCGCACCACCCTCTCCTTCCTGGCGCTGGCGCCGCTGCTGTGGCTGGCGCGCGGACGCGGGGCGCTGGCCCTGGCTCCGCGCGACGTGGCCCGCTGCCTGCTGCTGGGCGTGGCCGGCTTCGCCGCCTCCAACTTCTTCTACTACCAGGCCATCGACCTGACCTCGGTGAGCACCGCCATCATCCTGCAGTACATCGCGCCCGCCTGGGTGCTGCTCTACTTGGTGGCGCGGCGGCGGCAGCGGGCCACCGCCCTGCGCGTGGGCGCGGTGGCGGCGGCGGTGACCGGCTGCGCCCTTGTGGTGGGCGTGCTCCAGCGTGGCCGGCTCAAGCTCGACCCGGTCGGGATCGGCGTGGCCGAGTTGGCCGCGCTCTCCTTTGCTTTCACCAATACCTACGGGCACGGGCTGGTGCAGCGGCTGGACCGCTGGAAGGTGATCGTCTACGGCCTGCTGGGCGCGGCCTTGTTCTGGATGGTCCTCAACCCGCCCTGGAAGATCGTCGCCGCCCACTACACCCGCGGGCAGTGGTTCTTCCTGGCGGTCTTCGCGCTGACCTCCATCCTGCTGCCCTACGCCTTCTACTTCACAGGGTTGAAGCTGCTGGACCCCACCCGCGCCGTGGTCACCAGTTGCCTGGAGCCGGTCTTCGCCATCAGCCTGGCGGCACTCTTCCTGGGCGAGCGGCTGGGCGCCAGCCAGGTGCTGGGGGTGGGGATCGTGCTGGCGGCCACCGTCGTCATCCAGCTTCCCGAGGGTCCCGGGGTCTCCGCCCCGGGCTGA
- a CDS encoding OsmC family protein: ERFVGTATSGHAIVTDAAADKSAPSPMELVLIGLCGCTASDVVGILRKKRQPFTRLEVRAQAERAPDPPQVYTSIRLTYRVSGPVEHKAMEDAVRLSEEKYCSVSAMLKKTARITTAIEYA; the protein is encoded by the coding sequence CGAGCGCTTTGTCGGCACCGCCACCAGCGGCCATGCCATCGTGACCGATGCGGCCGCGGACAAGTCCGCCCCCAGCCCCATGGAGCTGGTGCTGATCGGCCTGTGCGGCTGCACCGCCTCCGACGTGGTCGGGATCCTGCGCAAGAAGCGCCAGCCCTTCACCCGCCTGGAGGTGCGGGCGCAGGCGGAGCGCGCCCCCGACCCGCCTCAGGTCTACACCTCCATCCGGCTCACCTACCGGGTCAGCGGGCCGGTCGAGCACAAAGCCATGGAGGACGCGGTGCGGCTCTCGGAGGAGAAGTACTGCTCGGTCTCGGCCATGCTCAAGAAGACGGCGCGGATTACCACGGCAATCGAGTACGCGTGA